The genome window ACCTGAGCCGTACTGCTGCCTCTATGGAACTGAAGGAGCTGACCTGTGATAAATCTTCGCCGATAGATTCACTAGGCCGCGGCAGCCATAAGGTTTGGGTAAAGAGGAAAGAATAAATGCAAATATCTTTCAGAATATTTGTTGGTTTCAATTCTTTTTCGTATTTTTGCGGTGTAATTTAAATGATAGTGTTATGACGACAATAACAAGGGAACATCTTGAAGATGAGGTACTCAAGTCGATTCAGAAGAAAGCGGAGTCGATTATGCCGAAAGATGCCAAGGTTATCCTTTTCGGGTCAAGGGCTAGAAGGGATGCTAAAGCAGATTCCGACTGGGACATCCTTGTGCTTCTGAATAAGGATAAGATAGAAGAGCAGGATCATGATAATTACACCTATCCTCTTTGGGAATTGGGATGGCAAATCAATCAGATGATTCACCCGATAGTGTATTCGATGAAGGATTGGAACAGCAAAAAGGGTAGTCCCTTTTATAATAATGTAGAAGAGGAAGGGGTGATGCTATGCTAGAGGGTCAACAACGTAGA of Segatella copri contains these proteins:
- a CDS encoding nucleotidyltransferase domain-containing protein — encoded protein: MTTITREHLEDEVLKSIQKKAESIMPKDAKVILFGSRARRDAKADSDWDILVLLNKDKIEEQDHDNYTYPLWELGWQINQMIHPIVYSMKDWNSKKGSPFYNNVEEEGVMLC